From a region of the Tateyamaria omphalii genome:
- a CDS encoding 3-oxoacid CoA-transferase subunit B: protein MPWDRNQMAARAAQELEDGWYVNLGIGIPTLVSNYIPDGIEVTLQSENGMLGMGPFPIEGEEDADLINAGKQTITELPQTAYFDSAQSFGMIRGGKIAMAILGAMEVAENGDLANWMIPGKLVKGMGGAMDLVAGVGRVVVVMDHTNKHGDSKVLKECTLPLTGKGVVDRIITNLGVLDVVDGGLKIVEVADGVTEDELRGATQATLV, encoded by the coding sequence ATGCCCTGGGATCGCAACCAAATGGCGGCGCGTGCCGCGCAGGAATTGGAAGACGGCTGGTATGTGAACCTCGGGATCGGGATTCCGACGCTGGTGTCCAACTACATCCCCGACGGGATCGAGGTGACCCTGCAATCCGAAAACGGCATGCTGGGCATGGGCCCTTTCCCGATTGAGGGCGAAGAAGACGCCGACCTGATCAACGCGGGCAAGCAGACCATCACCGAACTGCCCCAAACCGCGTATTTCGACAGCGCGCAGAGCTTCGGCATGATCCGTGGCGGCAAGATCGCCATGGCGATCCTGGGGGCGATGGAAGTCGCTGAAAACGGTGATCTGGCCAACTGGATGATCCCGGGCAAGCTGGTCAAGGGGATGGGCGGTGCCATGGACCTCGTCGCGGGTGTCGGCCGCGTCGTGGTGGTCATGGACCACACCAACAAGCACGGCGACAGCAAGGTGCTCAAGGAATGCACCCTGCCCCTGACGGGCAAGGGCGTCGTAGACCGCATCATCACGAACCTTGGCGTGCTTGACGTAGTCGATGGCGGTCTCAAGATCGTCGAGGTGGCCGATGGCGTGACCGAGGACGAGCTGCGCGGCGCTACGCAAGCCACACTTGTCTAA
- a CDS encoding GNAT family N-acetyltransferase, with product MSKVDIRREESGSKGRYVLTRDGAEAELTYSILSPQTRIADHTGVPDAMRGTGAGQALVKRLVEDARAEGWKIVPLCPFVNAQRAMHPDWADAFNV from the coding sequence TTGTCTAAGGTCGACATCCGTCGCGAAGAAAGCGGTTCAAAGGGTCGCTATGTCCTGACGCGTGATGGGGCAGAGGCAGAACTGACCTATTCGATCCTGTCGCCGCAGACGCGCATCGCAGATCACACAGGCGTGCCGGATGCGATGCGGGGCACGGGCGCGGGCCAGGCGCTCGTGAAACGCCTGGTCGAAGACGCACGTGCCGAAGGATGGAAGATCGTGCCGCTCTGCCCCTTCGTCAATGCGCAACGCGCAATGCACCCCGACTGGGCCGACGCATTCAACGTGTGA
- a CDS encoding lytic transglycosylase domain-containing protein produces MVRLSVVALTALALSFGSAAAQDPPPFKDFSAKRVKPPKPGSKRFITVQIEPEAPEAEPAAVPPGSPAVAPSAPSTRFDWFWNDVSPALDQAGPGRLDQALRALARAKQPVPVPRLQQMQTLAQAQGVEILKATIGTDVSPALVLAVMMVESAGRVDATSSAGAQGLMQLMPATADRFGVKDSFLPEQNITGGVKYLDWLMDRFDRDPVLVLAGYNAGEGAVKSHAGVPPYSETRDYVPKVLATFQVAKGLCITPPELVTDGCVFAAMN; encoded by the coding sequence ATGGTTCGTTTGTCCGTTGTCGCCCTGACGGCGTTGGCGTTGTCCTTTGGGAGCGCCGCCGCGCAAGACCCGCCGCCGTTCAAGGACTTTTCGGCCAAACGGGTCAAGCCGCCGAAGCCGGGTTCAAAACGCTTTATCACCGTGCAGATCGAACCGGAGGCCCCGGAAGCCGAACCGGCGGCTGTCCCGCCCGGCAGTCCAGCGGTCGCGCCAAGCGCGCCCTCAACGCGCTTTGACTGGTTCTGGAATGACGTCTCTCCGGCGCTGGATCAGGCCGGGCCGGGGCGCCTGGACCAGGCGCTGCGTGCGCTTGCCCGGGCCAAACAGCCGGTGCCGGTGCCGCGGTTGCAACAGATGCAAACGCTCGCCCAGGCCCAGGGGGTCGAGATCCTCAAGGCGACGATCGGCACGGATGTGTCGCCTGCGCTGGTCCTTGCCGTGATGATGGTCGAGTCCGCGGGGCGTGTCGACGCCACGAGCAGCGCGGGTGCGCAAGGGCTGATGCAGCTGATGCCTGCGACCGCCGATCGCTTCGGGGTCAAGGACAGCTTTCTGCCCGAGCAGAACATCACTGGCGGGGTCAAGTATCTCGACTGGTTGATGGACAGGTTCGACCGTGATCCGGTGCTGGTCCTTGCGGGTTACAATGCGGGCGAGGGAGCCGTGAAAAGCCACGCTGGCGTGCCTCCGTATTCCGAAACACGGGATTATGTGCCGAAGGTGCTGGCGACGTTTCAGGTGGCCAAGGGGTTGTGTATTACGCCGCCGGAACTTGTGACCGATGGCTGCGTGTTCGCCGCCATGAATTGA
- a CDS encoding Flp family type IVb pilin, with translation MIKFIKNFRKDENGAVTVDWVVLTAAVVGLAIAAYGSIYSGASDLTAATETFLDGQTVGSIGIPAAE, from the coding sequence ATGATCAAGTTCATCAAAAACTTCCGCAAAGACGAAAACGGTGCCGTGACGGTTGACTGGGTTGTTCTGACCGCAGCCGTGGTTGGCCTGGCAATTGCTGCTTACGGCTCGATCTACTCCGGTGCATCCGACCTGACCGCAGCCACCGAAACATTCCTGGACGGCCAGACTGTTGGCTCCATCGGTATCCCTGCTGCCGAATAA
- the cpaB gene encoding Flp pilus assembly protein CpaB: MRMVFGLVLLAGIALAGGAVYMAKNYIGQYQTALAAERAQRDKIVPTVPIYVAERQLKYGEALTQEDVRKVDWPETALPEGAFTTENPLFPEGVTAQRVVLRTMEKNEAILAVKVTKPGEEAGLTSRLERGMRAFAIRVDVASGVSGFLRPGDRVDVYWTGRVGKDLGGARGEVTKLIQPAIKLIAIDQNAAGDLDGATIAQTVTVAVAPAQVAKLAQAQSTGRLSLSLVGAEDDTVAGAIEVDQRALLGIETKEVKVEIEEEKTCSIRTRRGAEVVQIPIPCTN, encoded by the coding sequence ATGCGAATGGTATTTGGATTGGTTTTGCTGGCTGGGATCGCCCTGGCAGGTGGCGCCGTGTACATGGCCAAGAATTACATCGGGCAATATCAGACGGCGTTGGCTGCCGAACGGGCCCAACGTGACAAGATCGTGCCAACCGTCCCGATCTACGTGGCCGAGCGTCAATTGAAATACGGCGAGGCGCTGACCCAAGAGGACGTGCGCAAGGTCGATTGGCCCGAAACTGCTCTGCCCGAAGGCGCATTCACAACCGAAAACCCCCTCTTTCCCGAGGGCGTGACCGCACAGCGCGTCGTGCTGCGCACAATGGAAAAGAACGAAGCGATCCTTGCTGTCAAAGTGACCAAGCCCGGCGAAGAGGCGGGGCTGACCTCACGTCTTGAACGGGGTATGCGGGCATTTGCCATCCGTGTGGACGTGGCTTCGGGCGTGTCCGGCTTCCTGCGTCCCGGTGACCGGGTCGATGTCTACTGGACAGGCCGCGTGGGCAAGGACCTTGGCGGCGCACGGGGCGAAGTGACCAAGCTGATCCAACCCGCAATCAAGCTGATCGCAATCGACCAGAATGCAGCTGGCGATCTGGACGGCGCAACAATCGCGCAAACAGTAACCGTCGCCGTTGCCCCGGCCCAGGTTGCCAAGCTGGCCCAGGCGCAATCGACAGGTCGCCTCTCCCTGTCCCTTGTCGGGGCCGAAGATGACACGGTCGCAGGCGCCATCGAAGTGGACCAACGCGCCCTGCTCGGCATCGAAACCAAAGAGGTCAAGGTCGAGATTGAAGAGGAAAAGACCTGTTCAATACGGACCCGTCGCGGGGCCGAGGTCGTGCAGATCCCGATCCCCTGCACAAACTGA
- a CDS encoding type II and III secretion system protein family protein, whose amino-acid sequence MNIDGIFKAALLGLCFAAGPIAETAQAENLRVVRKSTEATLNVPMNRAVVVESDTAFAELSIANPAIADISSLSDRTIYVLGKAPGLTTLTLLDGNGRLITNVNVRVSADISEFKERLRQILPGEKIEVRTANDGIVLSGIVSSASRLQRALDLAERYAEGRVSNLMSVGGIQQVMLKVRFAEMNRSVSKSLSSSLSLGGTILSGDVGLSGGNGTTVGQAAITNTLAGNVPASNANAGAILFGFNAGNTQVGLLLEALETKGVVRTLAEPNLVALSGQEARFLAGGEYPVPVAQEDGVITIEFKPFGIQLNFIPRVVDKDLINLELEATVSDIDPTNGITVDGFTVDAFSVRETATTVELRDGESFAIAGLLEDNFIDNNNQLPWLGDVPVLGALFRSASYQRDQSELVIIITAHLVSPVRGDALALPTDRIKPPSERDLFLYGRTAAGTRAPKQGAAGEVAKQDFSGSYGYVLD is encoded by the coding sequence ATGAACATTGACGGAATTTTCAAAGCGGCCCTGCTGGGGCTGTGTTTTGCTGCAGGTCCCATCGCGGAAACCGCCCAGGCGGAAAACCTGCGGGTGGTGCGCAAATCGACCGAAGCCACGCTGAACGTGCCGATGAATCGCGCGGTCGTTGTGGAAAGTGACACGGCATTCGCCGAACTGAGCATCGCGAACCCCGCGATTGCGGATATCTCGTCCTTAAGTGACCGCACGATCTATGTGCTGGGCAAGGCCCCCGGCCTGACAACCCTGACGCTGCTGGATGGCAACGGGCGCCTGATCACCAATGTGAACGTGCGGGTGTCGGCGGATATCTCGGAATTCAAGGAACGGCTGCGCCAGATCCTGCCCGGCGAAAAGATCGAAGTGCGAACCGCCAATGACGGTATCGTGCTGTCGGGCATCGTATCTTCCGCGTCGCGCCTGCAACGCGCGCTCGACCTTGCTGAACGCTACGCCGAAGGGCGCGTCAGCAACCTGATGAGCGTCGGCGGCATCCAGCAGGTGATGCTCAAGGTGCGTTTTGCGGAAATGAACCGCTCTGTGTCGAAATCGCTCAGCTCGTCGCTGTCGCTTGGCGGCACGATCCTGTCGGGTGACGTGGGCCTGAGCGGTGGTAACGGCACAACGGTCGGCCAGGCCGCGATCACCAATACTCTTGCGGGCAACGTGCCAGCCTCGAACGCCAATGCGGGCGCGATCCTGTTCGGCTTCAACGCGGGCAACACCCAGGTGGGCCTGTTGCTGGAAGCCCTTGAAACCAAAGGCGTTGTGCGCACACTGGCGGAACCGAACCTCGTGGCCCTCTCAGGGCAAGAGGCGCGCTTCCTGGCAGGCGGCGAATACCCCGTCCCCGTCGCCCAGGAAGACGGCGTGATCACGATTGAGTTCAAGCCATTCGGCATCCAGCTCAACTTTATCCCGCGCGTCGTCGACAAGGACCTGATCAACCTGGAACTTGAGGCGACGGTGTCCGACATCGACCCGACAAACGGCATCACGGTTGACGGCTTTACGGTTGACGCCTTCAGCGTCCGCGAAACGGCGACCACGGTGGAACTGCGCGACGGTGAAAGCTTTGCCATCGCGGGCCTGTTGGAAGACAACTTCATCGACAACAACAACCAGCTGCCCTGGCTGGGCGATGTGCCGGTACTGGGCGCGCTCTTCCGCTCGGCCTCGTATCAGCGGGACCAGTCGGAGCTGGTGATCATCATCACCGCGCACCTTGTTTCCCCCGTTCGCGGCGACGCCCTGGCGCTGCCCACCGACCGGATCAAACCGCCAAGCGAACGGGATCTGTTCCTTTATGGCCGCACTGCCGCCGGCACGCGCGCCCCGAAACAGGGTGCTGCGGGCGAGGTTGCCAAACAGGACTTCTCCGGCTCATATGGCTACGTGTTGGACTAA
- a CDS encoding OmpA family protein translates to MKPIFTVAVAGTLALGACGPSNDPVYTQFYREAGSLVDTGQFGNATANNTLLLTGERQYTFDLAQRFASEVGTTVNFAFNSSQLDAGARDALREQALWIRQFPEIRFRVYGHTDAVGSAAYNKRLGLARANAVVHYLTTQGISRSRLEAVASFGETQPLIVTQGRERRNRRTVTEVSGFVKSHPTVLDGKYAQIIYRDYVESGVARTGLTGNSGSEFQTGE, encoded by the coding sequence ATGAAACCGATTTTCACCGTTGCAGTGGCAGGCACCCTCGCCCTTGGCGCCTGTGGCCCGTCCAACGACCCGGTCTACACACAGTTCTACCGCGAAGCGGGCTCTTTGGTGGACACCGGCCAATTCGGCAACGCGACGGCCAACAACACCCTGCTATTGACGGGCGAACGCCAATACACCTTTGATTTGGCCCAACGTTTCGCGTCCGAGGTTGGCACGACAGTCAACTTCGCCTTCAACTCATCACAACTGGATGCAGGCGCACGCGATGCGCTGCGCGAACAGGCGCTCTGGATCCGGCAGTTCCCCGAAATCCGCTTCCGCGTCTACGGACACACCGACGCGGTCGGCTCTGCCGCCTACAACAAACGGCTTGGCCTTGCCCGCGCGAACGCGGTCGTACACTACCTGACGACCCAAGGCATCAGCCGGTCCCGGCTCGAAGCGGTGGCGTCCTTTGGCGAAACCCAACCGCTGATCGTCACGCAGGGCCGCGAACGCCGCAACCGCCGCACCGTGACCGAGGTCAGCGGCTTCGTGAAATCGCATCCCACCGTGCTGGATGGCAAGTACGCGCAGATCATCTACCGCGACTATGTCGAGTCCGGCGTCGCCCGCACAGGGCTGACCGGCAATAGCGGCAGCGAGTTCCAAACCGGCGAATAA